The Virgibacillus dokdonensis genome includes a window with the following:
- the ctaF gene encoding cytochrome c oxidase subunit IVB encodes MTDNTNTNSFQKQKNKEEMKKQLITFALMIGFTIVAFSIVATEAMDKMFAVPLLLILALVQVGFQFYYFMHMKDRGHEFPAMMIYGGVFAALLTIAALVAIVWW; translated from the coding sequence ATGACAGATAACACCAATACCAATTCATTTCAGAAACAAAAAAATAAGGAAGAAATGAAAAAGCAACTGATTACATTTGCATTAATGATTGGTTTTACGATTGTTGCTTTCTCTATTGTAGCAACAGAAGCTATGGATAAGATGTTTGCAGTTCCGTTACTACTGATCTTAGCGCTCGTTCAAGTTGGGTTCCAATTTTATTATTTTATGCATATGAAAGATAGAGGCCATGAGTTTCCAGCTATGATGATTTATGGCGGGGTATTCGCTGCACTATTAACGATAGCTGCTTTAGTAGCTATTGTATGGTGGTAA